GTTTGGCTTCCGCTTCGGAAAAACACGTAGAACCTAAATATTAGAACTTAGAACGTAAATATCAGAAACAATAGTATCTCTTACACCAGATATGTTTTAGACTCTCTACACCGTAAAAGAACGCTACATACCGTATAAGGGGCCAGTCGTGCATGTGTGTAAGTAGGAGTAGGCAGAGCTAGAAGGTGAGTGTTGCTTTGGCATTCGCTGCAGGCTTCTTCCTCATAGCTCCTCACTATCGAGAGGAACCCAAGAGAAGTGAAGTAAAACGACATCTAGAAGGTCTTGGCTTCGAACTTTACGAGGTGAATAAGTCGTCATTTATTGTCTTCTACATCGAAGCGCCTAGCCCTAAGGCTCTGGAAGACGTTATCAAAACTGCAGAACAACATGATGGTGTTGCAAAAGCCTATATAGCATTCGGCTTCATGGGAGACAATAGTGTTAAGGAATGGATTAATGATGCGCTAGCTAGGGGTGAGCTAGAGTTGGATCAGTCCACGAAAGACTACATACGCGGCATACTGGCAAGGATAGCGCCCAATAGGGCTACAACATAGCTGTGAAAGCGATAGTAGATATGTCGAAGGTAACTAGACTAGAAAGGAATAGAGATTGGAGTATCCTAAACGCTTCTAAAGGCTGGTCTTAGTTCCATGAAGTCTGTGAGGTCAAGCTAGCACCTTATATTCGCAGATGTCTATGGGAGTATTCCTTTATTGGTTGTTGGTCTAGTCATGCTCTATAGCCTGGGGCGTTGTTATGGGTGCTCTGCAGCAAATTCTCCAAGAGACTTCTGGGGTTGTTGACGGGCTTCGCGCTTTTGAACTGATCTCGCTCTTGTCGCGGTTCCACCGCGTCCAAGGTAGCAATGAAGTGACAGTTGCAGGTGAGCATGTTGCTCATATGCTAGAGGAGCTAGGTGTAGAGGCGAGCCTGGAGAATTTCCGTGGTCCGTTGGGGCTTTACGAGCATTGGGGGTTCTGGGAGCCCCGAGGTTGGCGTCTTTACTCTGCTGTGCTTGAGAGAAAGCGGAGCGACGGTGCCTGGGAGACTATTGCGTCTACCAGGGAGACCTACTTGGTTGCAGTCGTACATTCGCCGCCCGGTATTGTGGAAGGCGAGGCTAGACTTGTAGGCAGTCCTGAGAACTATGGGGGTGAACAGATACCAGTTGTATCTAGCTTAGCATGGGAAGCTTACTACAAGCTTGTCGAGGCTGGCGCTGAGGCAGTGATAGCATTCCACGAGGGGCCCGGCGTTAGGTACTGGGGGCTTTATCCACCGTTCTTCCAGGAGCCTCCAAGTGTGCCGGCGGTGAGCATAGAGTACGGGAAAGCGCTCAAGCTAAACCGTGAGAGGATAAGAGTAAGGGTAGATGCAGAGTATCATACTTTTCCCGAGACACCGGTGCTCCTAGCCCGTGTAGGCAACGAGGGCGACCCCGCAGTACTGCTAGTGGCTCATCTTTGTCACCCAAGGCCCGGCGCTCATGATAATGCTAGTGGTGTAGCAGCCCTCGTAGAGATCATGGTCGCCCTCAAAGCTATGGAAGAGCGGCTGAAGGAGAACGGTATCTCAGTGATAGGTGTTGCAGCCCCAGAATGGACGGGGCTAGCAGCAGCCTTCACCCAGGGCCTCGTGGATGCTGATAATCTGTTAGCAGCTCTCAGCATAGACATGGTTGGAGCTAAACTAGACGTTGTTGGAGGAGTACTACAGCTAGTGGGGAGTCCGCCTCCTCTCATATCTCTGCTCGATCCAGTGCTGGATGCAGCCCTCTCATCGAGCGTCGAGGGACCCTATGCCGGTCTAAGAGAGTACGAGTGGGGTAGCGATCACGACGTAGCAATAGGAATGGGGATACCGGGCTCGCTTGTCAATGAATGGCCCGACCGCTTTTACCACTCTAGCCTCGATACGCCGGATAACTTGTCGCCATGGAGGCTAGTAGCTATAGCCAGGGCAGTGGCATCAGCTATAGTGGTTCTCGGAGAAAGGCTTGACAAGGTACTAGAGGCAGCTAAGGCAAGCACCTCCGCATACGTATACAGGGCATCAGTATCAGATGCGTTGGCAGAAGGCTCCGCCCTAGAGGCTGCGCGTAAGCTGGCAGAATACTCTAGAGCATACCTCGAATCGATCCGCCGCGTATTAAGAGGCGGTGAAGCCGAGCAGCTGTGGAGCCGAGACATAGATGTTGCTATAAGGCCTCCAATAACTCGGACTTTCCTCTACCTACGCGGCGGCGAGGCCGGCAAGAAGATACTAGGGCTCGACGAACGGGAGAGGGGCGGAATAAAGGCAATGATGACTATTGCGGCGGCGACAGGCAGCATGGAGATAGCAAAGCTATACTATCAGATGAAGACTGGAAAACCGTCTCGCGAGGAACTGGTAGAGTTAGCGAAAAGAGTACTAACAGCCGAACACAATTAGCAGTTGACTTCGTAGCCCAGCAACCTAGCAGCTTCACATAAGGTTACTATGGTGTATCCTTCCCTACGCAGAAGGACTATTAGCTTTCTTAGAAGCTCTAACGCAGCGTCTCCAGTGTTAAAACGGCAGTCGAACCGGACCAGCTCATTGCGCATGTCCACGTACTCCCAGGGATGAGCAAAGTACACCAATGGCGGTGTCAGCCTCTTATGGATAAACTGCTGTAGCAGCCAAGGTAAGCGTAGCACGGAGGAGGTAACCGAAACTGGTATACGTACAATCCTCCCAACTCTGCGCACCACTCGCGGAAATGGTGGTTTATATCTGGCCAGAGAGGAGTCTACAGAGTAGCCTAATTTTTCCAAGACAGGAAGCAGCTCGTCGGGGAGCTGGAGATTCGGTGCACGAAACGAACGTACCATGCCAAACCTGCTTAGCACAGCTGTTGCCTTCTCGAGGAGATAACTAGCTTCGAAGAGGCTAAGCTTATCGAGACGCTCATGCATGTAGCCATGGGAACCCAGTTCATGACCTTCGTCGACAACTCGGCGGGCTAGGCGGGGAAAGAGCTGCGCCATCTCAGCAGTAAAGAAGAATGTTGCCTTGACCCTCTCTTCAGCCAGTAAGTCGAGTATGCGTGGCAGCCCCCTCTCCATCCCCCTAGTAGAGGATAGATAAGGCGGACAATCTTGCTCAACATCGAAGCTTAATACAGCAATTTTCAGCGTCAACCCCGGATCCACCGCCACAATCGGTATAGGAGATAGCGTTTATCGCTCCCAGAAGCAGCATCTATGGTAGCTCGGTATATTTCCAGTATGCTTCGGGCTACTTTTTCCCATGAGAAGTGACTTGCTACGTGTGCTGGGGCATTATGCGACAGCCGAGCATGAAGATCACTATTAAGGGCAATTTCGGTAATCCTCGCTGAGGCTTCTTCATCGCTTTCGACAAGAAATCCAGTAATTCCGTCAGCTACAACATCGCTAACACCGCTCTCCTTAAACCCTATGACGGGAACACCGCAGGCCATAGCTTCAAGAGCAGTTATTGAAAAAGCCTCGAGTCTAGCAGGCACTATAGCTACATCAGTGGCCCAGTATATCTCGCGCAGCTGCGGTCTCTCAACAAAGCCAAGTACCTTTACGTCGATGTAGTTACTATACTTGCGGGCTTCATCCTTGACTAATTCTGCTAATGGTCCATCGCCTACGATAACGACATGAAGACGCTTGGCAGCACGTTTAGCAGCTTCAGCTACTATTCGTGGCACTACGTGTATCCTCTTGCGTTTAGTGAACCGGCCTACAGCAAGAACTGTAAACCGATCCTCCGGTATCCCCAGCATCCTCCGAGCTCGGGCCCGTTCTTCGGCTTCTGGTGGCCTCCAGAATGATGGATCTACAGCATTGGGGACAATATAGAGTGGATGGCCATTAATATTAAGCAGTCTGCGCGTATCCTCCGCAACTCTTCGGCTCACAGCAACAAATGCATCTACGCGTTTGAGAAAATAACGAAGCATATAGGCTATGGGTATTGTCGATAAACGCCAACTGAAAAGCGAATGATTAGTAGCGACAACAGGTACATCGCGAATACCTCTCGAGAGATTAGCTATAGCTATTGCCAAGGGAGAATAGATGCTGTGGATATGTGTAATATCAAAGCCTATCTTCTTGAAGATGCGATTAGCCTCTAGGAGCGAGCCCGGGCCTAGGCTTATATGTGCAGACTTGAGATAAATAGCCCCCTTAAGCCTGTGGACATGGTAAGGGAAGTCATCGCTGTAAGGCTTGAAAGGTCTATAATCGTGAGTAAAGACGTGAGGCTCATGCCCCATTCTTTGGAGGTTGAGTGCCAGTTCATGAATATGAGTCTCTATGCCGCCTATCTTGGGGTAAAACCAGTCTGACGCCAACGCGATCTTAAGAGGGTCCAAGCCTGTGGGCCTCCGCCGGCGATTATGACGAGGAGTCCAATTAGCGATGCGAAACCGTAGGAGATAAGCCTCTCTATCATAACTGTAGCTAGGGCTACGCTCGGTGATGCACCTAAGGCTATGAAGACGGCTGTAAGTCCACCCTCTACGATGCCGATGCCGCCAGGTGTAACAGCGAGCAAGCCTACGACTAAGTACATCACTGAGGCCAGCGCAAAACGTAGAGGTGGAGCTTCCCAGCCGACAGCTAATGCAGCTGTATAGAGTCTTAGAACGTCAAGAATCCAGACAATAGAGCTAAGAACAACAGTAACAATGAAGAGACTACGGTCTTTAACTAGCCGCTTTATGGATACGCTTGAGTCTAAGTTATCTCCGAAGCCAAGCTTTCTAGCTGCTATGGCTAGAATTTTATCCCAGTACTTAACGCCTATGGCAACACCTGCAACTATCAAGAAGAACTCTACAATGATTCCGATAGGTTTATCGCCAGCAACTAGGGCCTCAAATATGGCAATAGCTGCTAAGGATATCACGGGTACTGATTCACATATACGTTCGAAAGCTACTGTATTTAGTAACTTGATCATCGGTGTACCTGTCTTAATATAGGCATATGCTATTCTCATCAATTCTCCGCCTGCACGTGCACTCGGAGTTATATTATTAACAAGTATAGAGGCAAGATACGCAGCAAAGGAGTCCCTGAATCTGAGCTTTACACCAACTTTGCGTAGTACGACAATCCAGCGGACAGCATAAATAGATACAGATGTGATATAGAGAACTAATGTAAGCAAGACGTACCTTATGTCAGCGCGTGAGAGAACTTGAAGTGAGCCCGATAACCATTCAGGCACCTCCAGGGTGTTTCACCGGTACAAACAATATTAGCTCAGTTATGTTAGCAAAGCATGATATATGCCATATGCATAGACTTGGCAAATACTACTTATCAATATCGTAATTGCATATTACTAGATCCTAATTATAACCGCTCTGGGCACGTCATCATACAGTATAACTTCTAGCTTGGCCTCTATGCCAGCTGCTGCAAGCCTTTCTAGAGCCTTCTTCGTGTTCTGTAGCCGGGTTATCTTATTATTAATAGCTTCAGCCAATTCCTCCATTACGCGGAGCTCCGTCGACGGTGATGGGTTAATAGCTATTACAACTTTCTCTATTTCTACAACGGTTTCTGGTGTTGAGACATTCTCTGCAGGCTTTCCGGTTAGTGATGCAATTAATGCGCGCAGCCTCTGATCCTGCTCGCTTTTAGCCCTAAGCTCTTCAATAAGACGTAGCAGCTCGCCGAGCTTTCGTCTTAGCTCAGACATTTGCGAGTCTATATATTTGAGAAGTTCTTGCGGAGAGCTAAACTCCTTTATGCCAATGACCATCTTCTTTGCACCTCATTTATATAGTAGTGGGGAAACGCGAGTTAGGCCAAACGGTTTTACCCCAGCTAGAGGTAGTGCGTCTATAGCTAAAAGTCTACCAGTCTATAAGTTCATAGCTACAATACAGTATATTCCGACATCGAAAATACTAATAGGATCAGAATTCTTCCTCTGTAGAAAGTCGCTCAACTATCTTCTTAAAGTAGAACCTTAGCACAGCCAATACCAGTACGCCCACAATTACGGCGGTTATCAGTGTAGAGTATCTTGCTATGATTGTTATCGGCTTGGGAGTAAGTGTTACCACCAGAGATGCATCGGTGGCCAATGTTACGGTCATGCATTTTCCATTATAGCCTGCAGCCGATAGACAGAGGTCATAACTACCAAAGGGTAGTGCGAGCTTTACTATGCCCTCTGGTGTGCCAACGCTATCAGTACTATACTCTAGGTCTAATCCAGTAGCCCATGCCCTAACGCCAGGTATTGGTTCACCGATATCATTCAAAACTGTTATTGTTAATACATGGTTTATGCGTGACAGTTTAATCTTTACAATAGTGTCGTTTAACGTAGGCTTTATCTTGCCCTTATATTGTGCATAGATCCTATTTTCTGAGATGAGTTCTATCTCAGAACCGTTTATGAGTAATGGTACTTTTATGGGTTCTGAGTGCCCGCTTAACACCTTTGTAATGTTATGTCCGTCAACTGATACTATTATATTGTCTATGACTACTTCGCCGGGCGACATAGGGTCAATTATTACTAGAGGCGTTAATACACGTATACGTTCTAGTTCAATAACAATGTTCATAGAGCCGTTAACGTTTATTGAAATAATTCTTGGAGCATTGAGTGGCAGGCTTCCATTGATAGGAAGTGGTTCCACATATACACGGTATATGCCACGTGGCAAATTGAGAGTAAGTGTACCATTGGATTCTAGTTCTAGATGCGGATCAAGCGACCTATTATCGTATATACGACTGATTACCAGTTTAGCGGGAACTTTTGATTTTGTGAAGTTATCGATTACAGTCACAGTCACGGGATATTTCATTGGTACAAGATTGATGTTAGCCTTGTTAACGAGTTTGGTTATATTGATATTTATGCTAGTATCTATAAAGAACGGTGGAAGGCCTTTTGGTGGAATGTCTTTAATGATTATCCTTGCAGGTCCTCTATATGCTGTAGTGAACACTACTTTAGTTGCATTAGTAGGTGTAGGTGCATTTGTTGTTTCAGTATATATTGGCCTATCGTCATGGCTTACCACATACACCTTCAACCTGTCTAGAGGATAAGCTAGGAGGTCAGCAGTTATAGTTATCTCAACTGTTACGGGAACACGCTGAAGATCTATGATTATGGTTGTATCGTTAAATATGCCAAACTGTTTTCTAAATAATTTATAGAATGTTTTATCTGTATCTGAGGCTATTATATCATATATGCCGGGTTTTAACTCTATGAGTAAGGGTGCCTCTTGGCCAGCATTATATGTGTAATTCAGGGTATGGTTTCTTTTGACATCATATATAGTTATGTCTATGTCATGTAATGGTGGGGAACCAGTATATTTATCGACTACGAAAAGCCTTACCTTCATTAGCCTGTATGGGACCGTAATACTTACCCCATCAGCCGTACATGCCCTGATGGCGTCATAAGCTAGTGTTATTGGTAGATAAATGTTGTCCTTGGGATAGACAGATATAAGTAATTTTGAACCGCTAACGCAAGGTATGTATGCTTTCGAATTATTGGTTTCAACTGTTGTTTCATAAATTGAATTATTTCCGTAAAGCAGTGTTGCTAGTACTATGAAGCCCTTTACGGGCTCACCGTCTTCATTGTATATACGTAATGGTATTTTCTTTAGCATATAGTCATCTAGGCTTTTAAGTTCCCCCGTGATAGCGGCTTGAAAGTTGTTGAATACAATTATCCCCTTGGATCCGGCAATTAGGAGGTATTCAGCATTGGGGCTCAGGTAAAGGTAGTTTATGTCCATGCCAGAGTCTATGTATGGTTCGCCCCTTGGTCCTCGTGTGATAATTCTTACCATGTTATTGTCCGGGTTTACTGCTAGTAACATCAGATTCGACATGGCATCGGTAGCTGCTATTATATAGCCTAAACCGTCTATCCTATTAGACAATGTTACATGTATAATTGATCCGGCTAGCTTTTGGCTCCATAGTAGGGTGTAAGTGTTATTGCTCTTTCCAAGTATGTAGATCGAGCCATCCGATGTGCCAATAACTAATAATTCACCGGAGGGTGCTACTGCTGCAGTAGTTGCAATAGAGCTAGAAACATAGTATCCCCAGATAGATTCTACAGGATCTCCCGTAGCTGCATTAAATGCTAGGACTGCAAATACTGGTGCGGTGACGTTGAATAATGGTATGTTCCTACCAGTTACCCATATATATAGGATGTTGTTTAGCATGTATGCAGTAAGTATTTTGGCATCGCCTAATCTACTACTTTCCTTAAGCACCGTTAGTGTAGGTGGGTATTTATTCTTAAGAATTAGTAGCTTAGTTTCAAAAGTTGGGGGAGGGCATACAGCTCTGTTTTGGGGATCAATAACTATAGGTTTAGTTACAATGTTTAGGGTGCCAGACTTAATGTCGCGAAGTGTGATATGCGTTGAATAACACGTGTTGTTCGTTTTTATGAACAATGTTATATAGAATGTGTCTGGTGGTATTCTTAGTGTGAATTCGCCGTTAGAGTCCGTAGTAGTCGTCGGAGTAAATGCACCGATAGAATCTATATAGCCATAGACGGTGGCATTGGCTACCGGTGTACCGTTGCTCCATATTAGAGCAGCTTTTACAAGGGTGTTATAGGCTAGTTTTGCAACTCTAAGAGCTATTAGGCCTTTGCCAAGATATTCTATTCTGTTGTCCTCCAGCTTGAGTATAGGTTTTAAGTCCGTAATTTCTACATGTTCGAGCTTCTCAGGTAGCAGATTGCCTATGAGCACTCTTGCTTCAAACCAGCCAAGTTCGCTGGGTCTTATTACGTAGAGAGCATTAGCGCTAGTACGTATTGCTACGCCAACCCGGTCTAGGAAGACTGCATTCTTAACAGAACCTATGACTCCGAACTCTAGAGTTCTATTAAGATGAAGATCCTTTATAATAACGTTGCCATGAAGGTCGCCGAGTATGATGTAGCGTGGATCATATAAGTTATCGATTGTAA
The window above is part of the Pyrodictium delaneyi genome. Proteins encoded here:
- a CDS encoding glycosyltransferase family 4 protein, whose amino-acid sequence is MDPLKIALASDWFYPKIGGIETHIHELALNLQRMGHEPHVFTHDYRPFKPYSDDFPYHVHRLKGAIYLKSAHISLGPGSLLEANRIFKKIGFDITHIHSIYSPLAIAIANLSRGIRDVPVVATNHSLFSWRLSTIPIAYMLRYFLKRVDAFVAVSRRVAEDTRRLLNINGHPLYIVPNAVDPSFWRPPEAEERARARRMLGIPEDRFTVLAVGRFTKRKRIHVVPRIVAEAAKRAAKRLHVVIVGDGPLAELVKDEARKYSNYIDVKVLGFVERPQLREIYWATDVAIVPARLEAFSITALEAMACGVPVIGFKESGVSDVVADGITGFLVESDEEASARITEIALNSDLHARLSHNAPAHVASHFSWEKVARSILEIYRATIDAASGSDKRYLLYRLWRWIRG
- a CDS encoding M28 family peptidase codes for the protein MGALQQILQETSGVVDGLRAFELISLLSRFHRVQGSNEVTVAGEHVAHMLEELGVEASLENFRGPLGLYEHWGFWEPRGWRLYSAVLERKRSDGAWETIASTRETYLVAVVHSPPGIVEGEARLVGSPENYGGEQIPVVSSLAWEAYYKLVEAGAEAVIAFHEGPGVRYWGLYPPFFQEPPSVPAVSIEYGKALKLNRERIRVRVDAEYHTFPETPVLLARVGNEGDPAVLLVAHLCHPRPGAHDNASGVAALVEIMVALKAMEERLKENGISVIGVAAPEWTGLAAAFTQGLVDADNLLAALSIDMVGAKLDVVGGVLQLVGSPPPLISLLDPVLDAALSSSVEGPYAGLREYEWGSDHDVAIGMGIPGSLVNEWPDRFYHSSLDTPDNLSPWRLVAIARAVASAIVVLGERLDKVLEAAKASTSAYVYRASVSDALAEGSALEAARKLAEYSRAYLESIRRVLRGGEAEQLWSRDIDVAIRPPITRTFLYLRGGEAGKKILGLDERERGGIKAMMTIAAATGSMEIAKLYYQMKTGKPSREELVELAKRVLTAEHN
- a CDS encoding lysylphosphatidylglycerol synthase transmembrane domain-containing protein, which produces MPEWLSGSLQVLSRADIRYVLLTLVLYITSVSIYAVRWIVVLRKVGVKLRFRDSFAAYLASILVNNITPSARAGGELMRIAYAYIKTGTPMIKLLNTVAFERICESVPVISLAAIAIFEALVAGDKPIGIIVEFFLIVAGVAIGVKYWDKILAIAARKLGFGDNLDSSVSIKRLVKDRSLFIVTVVLSSIVWILDVLRLYTAALAVGWEAPPLRFALASVMYLVVGLLAVTPGGIGIVEGGLTAVFIALGASPSVALATVMIERLISYGFASLIGLLVIIAGGGPQAWTLLRSRWRQTGFTPR
- a CDS encoding polysaccharide deacetylase family protein; the encoded protein is MTLKIAVLSFDVEQDCPPYLSSTRGMERGLPRILDLLAEERVKATFFFTAEMAQLFPRLARRVVDEGHELGSHGYMHERLDKLSLFEASYLLEKATAVLSRFGMVRSFRAPNLQLPDELLPVLEKLGYSVDSSLARYKPPFPRVVRRVGRIVRIPVSVTSSVLRLPWLLQQFIHKRLTPPLVYFAHPWEYVDMRNELVRFDCRFNTGDAALELLRKLIVLLRREGYTIVTLCEAARLLGYEVNC
- a CDS encoding Ig-like domain-containing protein, with the translated sequence MLATTSAKKYPRIYLFESTLLLMLLAVITIMLAPPAHAKTDVPAIASALVNDTIITALNTYMNKLVYVRATDEGLFLNIAHINTSNPVPSLTILDETELATLPSLLTIDNLYDPRYIILGDLHGNVIIKDLHLNRTLEFGVIGSVKNAVFLDRVGVAIRTSANALYVIRPSELGWFEARVLIGNLLPEKLEHVEITDLKPILKLEDNRIEYLGKGLIALRVAKLAYNTLVKAALIWSNGTPVANATVYGYIDSIGAFTPTTTTDSNGEFTLRIPPDTFYITLFIKTNNTCYSTHITLRDIKSGTLNIVTKPIVIDPQNRAVCPPPTFETKLLILKNKYPPTLTVLKESSRLGDAKILTAYMLNNILYIWVTGRNIPLFNVTAPVFAVLAFNAATGDPVESIWGYYVSSSIATTAAVAPSGELLVIGTSDGSIYILGKSNNTYTLLWSQKLAGSIIHVTLSNRIDGLGYIIAATDAMSNLMLLAVNPDNNMVRIITRGPRGEPYIDSGMDINYLYLSPNAEYLLIAGSKGIIVFNNFQAAITGELKSLDDYMLKKIPLRIYNEDGEPVKGFIVLATLLYGNNSIYETTVETNNSKAYIPCVSGSKLLISVYPKDNIYLPITLAYDAIRACTADGVSITVPYRLMKVRLFVVDKYTGSPPLHDIDITIYDVKRNHTLNYTYNAGQEAPLLIELKPGIYDIIASDTDKTFYKLFRKQFGIFNDTTIIIDLQRVPVTVEITITADLLAYPLDRLKVYVVSHDDRPIYTETTNAPTPTNATKVVFTTAYRGPARIIIKDIPPKGLPPFFIDTSININITKLVNKANINLVPMKYPVTVTVIDNFTKSKVPAKLVISRIYDNRSLDPHLELESNGTLTLNLPRGIYRVYVEPLPINGSLPLNAPRIISINVNGSMNIVIELERIRVLTPLVIIDPMSPGEVVIDNIIVSVDGHNITKVLSGHSEPIKVPLLINGSEIELISENRIYAQYKGKIKPTLNDTIVKIKLSRINHVLTITVLNDIGEPIPGVRAWATGLDLEYSTDSVGTPEGIVKLALPFGSYDLCLSAAGYNGKCMTVTLATDASLVVTLTPKPITIIARYSTLITAVIVGVLVLAVLRFYFKKIVERLSTEEEF